TCCAACCACATGGAAGCCCATTTTTCACCAAAACGAGGGGAAGCCATCAACGAGTCTACTAAAGACTCATAGGCTTTATCGGTATCAGAAGCATTTAAAAAAATATCAGCCTCTTCTTTGGATGATACCATTCCGATTAAGTCCAAACTGAGCCTTCGTAATAAGGTAGGTTTATCTGCCGTGACAGCAGGTGTTAGTTCTTCCTTTTCGAGCCTATCGTATATAAACCTATCAATATCATTAATTGCCCATCCTTTTCCTGTTTTTGGCACATCCACTTCCTCCACAGGCAAATACGCCCAATGATCCCCCCACTTCGCCCCTTGCTTTATCCATTTCTTGAAAACATCAATTTCCTGCTTACTCAATGCTTCATGTTTATAGGGCATTCTTTCTTCCGAATCGTCTGTTAACAGTCGCTTTATAAATTCACTATCCTTGGGATTCCCTGGAATTATTGCAGGCTTACCGCTATTGGTTTCGGCTAATGCTTCTTTATGAAAAAGCAAACTAAAACCCCCTTGTTTCTTAACGCCTCCATGGCATGAAATACATTTTTTATTGATAATAGGTTTAACATCAACGTTAAAGTCGATCGCTCTTTCGTTTGGTGTCAATAGCACACTTGATAGTATGATGAAAGAAAGCATTAATAAAACCAGCAGTTTCTTATTCAGCAAAAAATTCATAAACTGTAGTAGGTTTATAATAAACCGCACTTCATCAGGCACTTACTATGCCGAGCGCAGTAACGTTCATTTGGTATCTTGATAAGCTTTGCAAACCGCAAGTGCCTATCTTCAGTGCAAGACACTTAAAACCAACACTTTTACAAGACTTCCAGCGATATTTTTATCTTTTTTTCCTTAACTTTTTACCATACATCAATTGACAGTCTACATAATGGAGGTACTTTTGTAGTGGTCAAATCCGCTCCATCCTTTGTTTGGCTTCCATGTGCCATAAAAGTGCACGTACGAAAGTATGCGCACGTTTATCCGTACGTTCTTTTTCGGTGGGGTTACCCGCTTCATCAAAAACCTCTTGCACCTTAGATATAGGAAACATCGCGGGAACCATAACGGCACCTATTTTCCATAAAACAAATACTAAGGAAGCCATCACTTGAGCTCCACCAAATGGCCCAGCAGAGACTGTAGCAAGTGCGATAGGTTTCTTTTGCCATTCATCGTATAGTAGATCAATCACATTTTTTAAGCTTGATGGGTATCCTCCATTATATTCAGGTGTCACTATAATAATACCTTCTGCTTCTTTTACTTTTGCTGCAAAATCCAAAATTTCTGACGAAGGACTTTCCAAGAATCTAAGTCGTTCTTCAAAAATAGGGAATTGGTAGGCATTCAAATCCAACACCTCTACTGTTGCCAAATCATTTCCCGTGATGTACTGTTGAAGATATAGGGCTACGCGATGACTATTACGGTTATTTCTCACACTTGTTGAAAGAATAGTTATTTTTTGCATGGTAGATTAGTTTAACTAATTGACACGGACGAATAAATGCAATTTACGCAGATTGCACATAAATCCCAAATCGGCCCGGCTTAGCGGCAGAATATAAAATAATTGCACAAACCTAACAGTTTAACTGGTTGAAAAGTATAATTTAGTGCTATAGTTACCTCCAATGAAGAGATAGCACAGACAAAAGCTTTTAAACAAAAAATCATTAGCTCATATATGGAATCATTTGATTTTGGAATAGTAGGCCTAGGTGTTATGGGTAGAAATCTATTACTCAACATGGCCGACCACCATTTTGCCGTTGCCGGACTTGATTTAGATCCCGCAAAGGCCAGCTCGCTGGAACAGGAAGCGGCTCATGGACATCAGGTAAAAGGTACTACCTCTCCCGAAGAATTCGTAGGCTTATTAAAAAAACCTCGTGCTATAATGCTGCTGGTGCCTGCGGGGCCACCGGTAGATGCCGCAATACAAACACTTTTACCCTATCTAGCGGAAGGCGATATCGTCATAGACGGTGGTAACACCTACTTTCCGGATACCGACCGGCGCGTCAAGGCCTTGGCGGAACAGCATATACATTTCTTTGGCATGGGAATTTCGGGAGGAGAAAAAGGCGCTCGCTTTGGCCCAAGTATGATGCCCGGAGGAAATAAGGAGGCCTATGAACGCTTACGCCCGATATTTGAATCAATCGCCGCTAAGGTTGATGGCGTACCGTGCGTTGCCTACTTAGGTAATGGCTCTGCCGGAAATTATGTAAAGATGGTGCACAATGGTATTGAATATGCAATCATGCAGCTTATTGCCGAAACCTATGATCTCTTAAAGAGGGGCTTTAGCTTCAATGATGATCAAATACAACAAACCTTTGAAGATTGGAATCGAGGCGAGTTACAATCTTTCCTGATCGAAATTACGGCAGCCGTATTAAAAAGGAATGATGACGATACAGGCCAGAGATTAATCAATCTCATTTCAGACCGCGCCCGATCCAAGGGCACCGGTAAATGGACTTCGCAAAATGCGATGGACCTGCAAGTTCCAATACCTGCTATTGACGCTGCTGTCATCATGCGTGATTTATCAACATATAAAGAAGAACGTGTACAGGCGGCGCAAAGACTACCTTGGCAGGCAGACACCAAAGCCTCACTGGCGAATCCTCATAGCGAGGTTCAGGAGAAGCTGAAAAATGCCTTTTATTTTGCGATGATAACCATTTATGCCCAGGGTATGGCACAATTGCATGTCGCTTCAACGGTGTATAATTATGGACTGAACCTAGAGGAAGTGGCCAAAATATGGCGTGGCGGTTGTATCATTCGGGCGCGTTGCCTAGAAGATTTTAGACAGGCTTACACAAGGGAGGCAAGCCTTCCTAACCTCTTACTTGATGAAGAAATTGCCCATACACTACTCGACAGGCAGGCGCACATACGTACAGTTGTAAAAGATGCTGTGGATTTAGGTATACCTATTCCTGTTTTTATGGCTTCATTGGCCTATTTTGACGCCTATAGAAGCGCTGTACTTCCTACCAACCTTATTCAGGCGCAACGTGATTATTTCGGAGCCCACCTGTATGAGCGCACCGATAAAGACGGGATTTTTCATACACATTGGGATTAATTTTTTTATTTACGTACCAGACAAGCACTATTTCAAGATGAAAACAGGTAAAAAGGCAACCCCAACCATCATCATTATTTTCGGGGGCACAGGAGACCTCGCCAAAAGAAAACTGATTCCGGCATTCTATAACCTCTTTCTCGACGGGTGGATGCCAGAAAACTTTGCCATTGTCGGTTTAGGGCGGACAGATCTCGATGATGAAAAATATACTGAAAGATTACACGAAGGTTTAACAGCATTTTCGAGAAATGGAACCCCAGCAGCAGAACAATGGGAAATTTTCAAAGCGAATGTTACTTACTTCCAGTCAGACATCAATAATATCGACGATTACAAAAAACTTGCCGTTCAATTAGATCAGCTAGATGAGCAATGGGGTATACATGCCAATCGTTTGTTCTATCTATCTGTTGCACCACAATTTATTGAAACGGTTACAACAAACATTAATCTTTCTGCCCTAGCCACAAAACCTGCTTCTGATCGGATTGTCATTGAGAAACCTTTTGGATACAACAAAGAAACCGCCATCGCTTTAAACAATATGCTTACCAGCACTTTCCAGGAGGAACAGATATACCGTATTGATCATTATTTGGGTAAAGAGACCGTGCAGAATATTTTGGCTTTTAGATTTGCCAATGCCTTGTTTGAGCCTTTGTGGAATCGCAATTACATCGATTATGTACAGATTACAGTGGCTGAACAAGTGGGTGTAGAAGAGCGCGGCGGCTACTATGAAGGTTCTGGAGCTTTACGAGATATGATACAGAATCATCTATTACAAATACTTTGTATGGTGGCCATGGAGGCTCCGGTTTCTTTTGAAGCTGAAGAGATACGTAATCGAAAAGTAGATGTCTTGAGAGCGGTGCGGCGCATCAAAGAGGAAGATGTTCATCGATATGCTGTGAGAGGACAATATAACGACGGCTGGATACAAGGAAAAAAAGTTCCCGGCTACCGAAAAGAAGGGGGGGTATCGCCTACGTCCAATACAGAAACTTATGCTGCTATTAAATTTTATCTCGATAATTGGCGATGGCAAGGCGTTCCGTTTTATTTGCGCACGGGTAAAAGGATGCAGGAGAAAACCTCCTCCATTACCATTCAATTCAGGCCTGTACCCCATTCAACATTTCCTGACAACCAATCGGACAGCTTGATGCCTAATCGGCTCACCATTAACATTCAGCCTCAGATGGACATTCGTTTACGATTTATGGCAAAAAAAACCGGTCTGGAAATGAACCTGAATCCTGCTGAAATGATCTTTGATTACGATACCTGCTCCACACAAACGCCCGAAGCCTATGAAACGCTTCTGCTCGATGCTATGCGGGGTGATGCTACCTTATTCATGCGGTCCGATCAAGTGGAAGAAGCTTGGGACGTTATTATGCCGATTTTGGAGGTGTGGGAGTCGAGAGATTCGCTCGATTTTCCAAATTATGCTTCGGGCACCTGGGGGCCGGAAAATGCTGAAGCCTTAATTGCCAGAAATGGACATGTTTGGGCACTTAATCTTCACTAAAAACAAAATAAAAAAATGGTAAAGGTTTTTAAGAACTTAGATGAACTTAGTCATGCCGCTGCGACACTATTTACACAAACTGCCCAACAAGCTATCGCTGAGCGCGGACGCTTTACCGTGGCACTAACAGGAGGAAGTTCCCCTGCTCATTTATATAAATTATTGACGCAGTCGCCTTATCAAGAGCAGATTGCTTGGGAGCGGGTCTTCGTTTTCTGGGGAGACGAACGTTGGGTTCCATTAGAAGATGATAAGAGTAATGCTAAAATGGCTTTTGAAACACTGCTCAATCATGTTCCGATACCTAGGGAACAACTATTCCCGATGTGGGCAGCTGGAGTTGAGCCCACCGAATTTGCAGCGCAGTATGCGCGTACCATCCAACAGCATGTTGGCGCTTCACCTCAATTTGATTTTGTATTATTAGGCATGGGAGAAGACGGCCACACAGCGTCTTTATTTCCAAATACTTCAGTGCTACAGGAAAAATCAAAATGGGTCGATGCATATTATCTTGCACCGCAGCACATGTACAGGATAACCTTAACCGCCCCTATCCTCAACCAAGCAAAAAAAATAGCTGTAATCGTCTTTGGTGAAAATAAAGCGCAGGCATTATACGAAGTGTTAAAGGGAAAGAGAAATCCAGCTCAATACCCCGCTCAGCTCATTCAACCACAACATGGCGAGCTGATTTGGCTCGTAGACCAAGCAGCCAACAGATGAGCAGTTTTATATTGTGGTCATTTATTTGATTGGCAAAACGATTAAAATAGGCTCCATAAACGGAGCCTATTAAGGTTGATTCGCCCTGTAGTCTTCAAAAAATCTTCTTAAGTAAAGCTAATGGTAAACAGACGGAATCTCTCTACCCATATTTTTTTACATAAAGTGTGAAAACAAGAGAAAAAATGTGCAAATTTATACCACTTAACCATTCCTCAGTAAAAACAGCCAACTGAAAAGCCGCTGGCCATAAATGCTCATATACCGCATGGCTCTTTGTCCCTTTTGATTTATAAAAATTAGATAAAATGCTTCAAAGCATCACTCAAGAGAGAAACAGTGTAAAATTTACATTAGAAAACACCCCTTAATATGTAGAATGAAAACATTTTACTATAATAGAGGAATTTTACCAAAGACAGCTAGTTCATGAGACACCCATTCCCCTTTACCTATTATGGTATTTTCATCATCTTCAGTTTTGCATTTTTTGCATGTTCGTCAGAAAAAAATAAACCACGTATTGCCATTGCAGGTTTGGGAATTGAATCAAGCACCTTTTCTCCGGCGTTGACACATGAGGAAGCTTTTCACCCACGTTATGGAGCGGAGGTGATGGACTACTACCCTTTTTTCTCACCAGACTCCGTACTCTACGAAGCAGCAGACTGGGCACCAACTTTAATAGGAAAATCCTTGCCTGGCGGTACTGTTACCAGAGAGGCCTACGAGTCGTTGGTAACTAAAACCTTAGATTCACTACAGCAAAACGGGCCTTATGATGGCCTCTATTTTGATATCCATGGTGCCATGAGTGTAGTGGGGCTTGACGATCCCGAGGGAGACTTTATCAGTCGGATCCGCGAAGTTATTGGTACAGAGACCATCATTTCTACTTCAATGGATTTGCATGGGAACGTTTCTCAACGTCTGGCGCAACATACCGACCTCATCACCTGTTATCGGATGGCTCCGCACGAAGATGCCATGGAAACTAAAAGACGCGCTGTGGCCAATCTTGTGGAACGAATCAAGAATGGCAAAGGAAAACCGACCTACAAAGCTTGGGTACCTATTCCTGTACTTCTTCCCGGAGAGAAAACCAGCACGAGAATAGAACCTGCAAAAAGCGTTTATGAAGCTGTAGCTCCCGCTGCTGCGCAGGATGGCATTATAGATGCAGCGATATGGGTAGGCTACGCCTGGGCCGACGAACCCCGCAATCATGCTGTTGTTATGGTTACGGGAGACGATAAAGAAAATGTCGGCAGTACTGCCGAAAAACTTGCGCAAAGTTTTTGGGATGCCCGGACAGACTATGCCTTTGTAGCGCCTACAGGCTCACTAGTTGAATGCCTAAATCAGGCTTTGAAAAGTAAAAAACGTCCATTTTTTATCAGCGATTCGGGCGACAATCCTACTGCTGGTGGTGCTGGAGATGTAACCTGGACCATCACGGAGATCCTTAAACGTCCTGAGTTCAAAAAGCCCAACGGCCCTTCACTCATCTATGCTTCCATTCCGGGTCCTGAATTAGTCGAAAAAGCAATTGCCGCCGGAGTAGGAAATCCCGTAGAAGGATATGCCGGTGCGGCGGTAGACGACAGATATGCCCCCCCTGTTCACCTTACCGGAACCGTGGAAGCAATAGAACAGGGCGACAGAAATGCAGAAGTGGAGGTAGTTGTCAAAGTAGGAAGTGTACATGTCATTGTAACCAAAAAACGTAAACCTTATCATAAAGAAAACGATTTTACAAGACTCGGTCTTCAACCAAGGGAATCAGACATCGTGGTAGTTAAGATCGGCTACCTGGAACCAGAACTTTACGCCATGCGGGCCGATTGGCTCTTGGCGCTTACGCCCGGTGGTGTAGACCAAGATTTGGAGCGACTGCCTTATAAGCGGATACAACGTCCAATGTTTCCCCTAGATAAGGATATGGACGATCCTGATCTTTCAGCAAGGTTTATCCCTTCGTCCGGGGAGCAGTAATTTATTTACTCCGAAAATCCGACATCAAGGAACTCTTCTACTTGTAGATAACCGATGCTTTGATAGATCCTATTGGATGCCGGATAATCTTTATCGGTAAACAGGCCACAGGCATTGCCTTTCGCCAATATATGCTCGCTCAGTTGCTTCACGCAATTGGCGGCATACCCCCTTCCCCTTGCTTCCAAGGGGGTGTACACTAATCCAATGATCGAAATATGATCTGTCTGCCGGATAATCGCCGCCATACTCACCGGTTTTGTCTCTTTTACCCAGCAAAAAAGAGATCCAGACGTAATCAATGCACGGATTAATTTACAGATTGTTTCTTCGCTCTTCGGAGGAAACAAGCCAACTTGATCATAAAACTGCATTGCCCATTGAGACAACTGTTCGAAGTGACCAATTGTTGCTTGCTTAAATTGCCCTTCAGTCGACAATACCCGCCTCGTTTCATTTAAGCCATACAGATATAACCCTTTCACCTGTTGAACGGGCTTTGGAAAGCAACTGATAAAAGTTTCCGCCTCATGCAACGGCCCTACTACACCTTTTAGGCCGCTATAATGTTGAGTGAAGTGCTTAGCGATTAACTTGATCGGTTCTTTATCACATGTTACTAATGCCAGAACAGCCTTAGCTGGCGTTTTTATTGCACTGGCCATCACCTGTCTGCCTTGAAAAACATTTATAAATTGGCTCTCCTCACTTGGTGCTGTCTGATTCGCTATTTGATTGCAGACGCCAATAATCAAATTATTTGCTAACTCGTGCTGCAAAAGGACTTTTTTAGTCACTAAAAGGTATTGCACTACTTTCTTATAGCTTTTTAACTCCATTTATCCCACATTTTACAATAACATTTAAGCTAAAGTTTTCATATTGACGAGCTTAATCAACGCCGTAAATGTATTTATGACTTCTACAGTTTACAATAACAAAAAAGGAATCAGAACAGCATTTATATATTGGAGAACAACGCTGAATGATATAAAAACCGCAACTGACTTAATGACAAGAACTATCAATGAAATATAATGTTTATCTGCAATTCATCTGTTGAAGAGCTCTGATCTTTTACCCAAGTGGATCCTTTCCTTAGGATTTCAATAGCCTTTTGATTAAGCGCCTCACTTGCCCCTTCAACGACACGAATAGCTATCGGTTTTCCTTGTTCATCTATCTTAAATGCCAAGGTAACTCTCGTCTGGATACCTGAAGGAGTTACGGCAGATCGGTCCAGATATTCCCGATAAGCTTTCCAACCGATTGCAGGCAACGCTTTTGACTGACGGGGCCTACTATTCCCAACAACAAACTCCTCCAGGGAGTCCTGCGTGTAAGAAACCCTGGCAAAGCTATCCTCCTCCCCGCTAACAACCACTATTTCGCTAAGTTCTGCCTGACTAGGCTCCATTGCAATCACTAAGCTATCACGCCTTGTAGCGTCAACGCGCTGCTGTTCATATCCTATATAGGAAATATCTACCCGTGGGCTATCAGCCGGAATTGGAAGTTCGAAGCTTCCAGTTGCGTCGGTAGTGATACCATCTTGCTGCCCAACTTGTTTAACCATAGCCCCCATTAAGGGGGTATTGGTTTGTTTATCCACTACTATACCTTTCGCTACAGCAGTTTTACGGTTTGCTGTCGTTCCTTTTGTACTCGCAGCTGATAAACTAGGCCTGAGAGTTTTCGTCTGCGATTGCCGACTAGCAAGTAAACGATCCTTGCTTTCGTTACGAACGTCCTCATTGGTATCCCTGTTTACTTGTTCTTTATCATTTTTTTGAACAGCCGGCGCTTCTTTTACTTGTGGAGTCTCCGCCGTAGCGACCAACCTGTCTGTATCTTTCCGTGGGTTCTCTGCAGTATCCTGTTGCATGGGCACTTGCTCAGCAATTTGCTGTTTTGGCAGTGAGGTATCCTTATTCAACAACCAAAAGCCAACGCCAATAACGGCAAATACCATTGATGCCGCAACAGCCCATACCTTCCAGGAATTACTAGATACATTTTTCCGTTGTATGCGCTCATGCAAGAGCTGCTCAATAGTCCCAATATTTTGCTTGTGCTGTTGCTCTTCAGCACTTTCCATACCGAGCATAACGTCCATCAATAGCGGATCATCCTGTGCTTGCCGCTCCAGCTCATACATCTCCCGGGCGTTTAACTCCCCATTGAGGTATTTCCTTACCTGTTCTATGTCGGGCTTTTTATGCTTCACGATTCTTCTCCATACAAATTTTCAGATTCCGCTTTCCATTCTGAATATAGCTTTTCACTTCTTTTAGGCTGTATCCAGTGATATCCACAATCTCTTTATAACATTTTTCATTCAAAAAGAACAGATCAACGCTCTTTTTCTGTCGCTCCGGAAGTTTTTCTATGCAACGTTCCAGCGCCGAAAGCGCGCCTTCTCTTTCATCTGACTCCTCAGGATGCTTATTTATAGGAAATTCCACAAATTCATCCAAAGATACGTACTGCATCTTTTTTTCTGATCGTATTTGCATCAAACAATGGTTCCGACTCAATACATACAACCAAGTAACAAAACGCTTGATTTCCTGTTTGTTTACTTTCACCACCAATTCTTCAAATATCTGCATCACGGCATCCTTACTTCGCTCACTGTCCCGCAGGTAGCGAAAACAGACATAATAAACCATTTCGGCATGTCTTTCGAACAGTTGTCCCAACACTACCAAATCACCTGTTGCACGATAGCGTTCCAGCAACACATCGTCATCTTCAAGTCCTTTTTTCTTGGAGTATTTGAACCAGTTCATTTCGTCGTTCAAAATAATTTTTTTTTATCACTTATGGAATTTTTATATAGGATGCATCCTTCGCCAAAATTGAATATGATGAAGACGAATTTTTTCCTATGGATACTATTGTTTAGCCTAGTTGGCTTTAAACAAAGTGACGGCGATAATCGCACGATAAGCGGCACGGTTTATAGTAAAGAAGATCAACAGCCCTTAGCTGGCGTTGCTATACACGTGGAAGGTAATAGCAGCGTTCATACGGTAACCGACGAGAAAGGTCATTATGCAATTATGGTCAAGCCAAAAGCCACTCACTTAATCTTTAAGATGATGGGTTTCAATACACAAAAGATCACACTTACTGCAGCTAACACCATAGATGTATGGTTGGAGCAACACTCGACGGCATTGAACGAAATTGTCACTTCTGGTACAAGTGTAAGGACACAGGCGTCCTTTAGCCCAGCTCATCATCGCATGCCCATAGCTCCTATGTCCATGCCTTACCGACCTCTTTATCCTGAACACAGCGAAAGCTACCAAAAGATTTCAGAAAATGGCTTTTTAGATCCCCGCAAGGAGCCTTTATCGACTTTTGCAGTGGACGTCGATGCAGCTTCCTACAGCAATGTGCGTCGATTGATCAATGGTGGCCAGCTTCCTCCAAAAGATGCTGTACGCATAGAAGAAATGATCAACTATTTCCAATACGAGCTTCAAGGCCCCGGTAACAGTGATCCGGTAGCTATCCATACGGAGTTATCAGTGGCTCCCTGGAACCGCCAACATCATTTATTGCGAATAGGGCTAAAAGCAAAATCAGTAGATACCAGGCAGCTTCCCCCTTCCCATTTTGTGTTCTTATTGGATGTTTCCGGTTCTATGGTGGGTTACAACAGGCTACCTTTGGTAAAAAGCTCCATGAAGATGTTAGTCGACCAGTTACGTGAAAAAGACCAGATATCTATTGTCACCTATGCAGGAACCGCCAGTTTAAAGTTGGAGAAAGCTAATGGAAATCAAAAAATCAAAATTAAGGATGCGATTGACGCATTGGAAGCCGGTGGCGCCACAGCGGGGGGAGCAGGTCTTAAGATGGCCTATCGTTTAGCCAGGGAGCATTTCATTAAAGGAGGAAATAATAGAATTATTCTGGCTTCTGATGGTGACTTTAATGTCGGTGCTTCAAGCGATGAGGAGATGGAAGATCTGGTAAGTGCCGAAAGGCAAAGCGGTGTGAGTCTATCGGTATTTGGTTTCGGCATGGGTAACCTAAAAGACAGTAAAATGGAAATACTGGCCAATAAGGGCCATGGTAATTACGCTTATATTGATCATATTTCTGAAGCCAGAAAAGCCATGATTACGGAGTTCGGTGCTACCCTCTTCACCGTTGCAAAGGATGTAAAAATGCAAGTTGAATTTAACCCAGCTAAAGTGCAAGCCTACCGCTTAATCGGTTACGAAAACCGTTTACTGGAAAAAGAAGACTTCAATAATGACCAGAAGTTAGGCGGCGACATGGGGGTTGGCCATACGGTTACGGCGCTATATGAAATTGTTCCCGTAGGAGTAAAGGGAGATTTCCCGGGTCATGTTGATCCGCTTAAATACCAGGATGACAACGTCACTCCGATTTTAAAAGGCTCTTCAGAGCTTGCCACCGTTAAATTCAGATATAAAAAACCTGATGAAGAAAAAAGCCAGTTGAAACAGGTTGTTATAGCAGACCGACCAACAGCACTTCCAAAAACCAGTGATGATTTTCGTTTCACCAGTGCCGTGGCAGAGCTGGGCATGCTGTTACGTAACTCAGCATATAAGCAACAAGCTGATTACAATAAATTAATAACACGTGCCAAAGAGGCGAAAGGTATAGATGAAGAAGGGTATCGGGCAGCATTTATCCAAATGGCGGAAGATGCAAAGATGTTAGCAAAAGAAAACGACATCGCCTTCCGAGAAGAATAATATTATGGAGATAACTCCTGTTGTACCCTTTCCAACAGGAGTTATCAGCTTGCGACAAAAACCGTGTTTAATGGCTTACAGAAGAAATTTAGTATGTGTTTTTCCGAAACCCAAAATGTTGAAATGATGCCTTTGTGCGATTTTTTATTTCAGCAGAACACTTGTTAAAAAGCGGTATTGAAATAGGTGCGGAGAATAAATA
This Olivibacter sp. SDN3 DNA region includes the following protein-coding sequences:
- a CDS encoding von Willebrand factor type A domain-containing protein, translated to MMKTNFFLWILLFSLVGFKQSDGDNRTISGTVYSKEDQQPLAGVAIHVEGNSSVHTVTDEKGHYAIMVKPKATHLIFKMMGFNTQKITLTAANTIDVWLEQHSTALNEIVTSGTSVRTQASFSPAHHRMPIAPMSMPYRPLYPEHSESYQKISENGFLDPRKEPLSTFAVDVDAASYSNVRRLINGGQLPPKDAVRIEEMINYFQYELQGPGNSDPVAIHTELSVAPWNRQHHLLRIGLKAKSVDTRQLPPSHFVFLLDVSGSMVGYNRLPLVKSSMKMLVDQLREKDQISIVTYAGTASLKLEKANGNQKIKIKDAIDALEAGGATAGGAGLKMAYRLAREHFIKGGNNRIILASDGDFNVGASSDEEMEDLVSAERQSGVSLSVFGFGMGNLKDSKMEILANKGHGNYAYIDHISEARKAMITEFGATLFTVAKDVKMQVEFNPAKVQAYRLIGYENRLLEKEDFNNDQKLGGDMGVGHTVTALYEIVPVGVKGDFPGHVDPLKYQDDNVTPILKGSSELATVKFRYKKPDEEKSQLKQVVIADRPTALPKTSDDFRFTSAVAELGMLLRNSAYKQQADYNKLITRAKEAKGIDEEGYRAAFIQMAEDAKMLAKENDIAFREE